Proteins from one Anopheles nili chromosome 2, idAnoNiliSN_F5_01, whole genome shotgun sequence genomic window:
- the LOC128730993 gene encoding protein transport protein Sec61 subunit beta produces the protein MPAPASSTSVGSGSRSPSKPTSAPRASAGGSSTLKQRKAMPAPTAARNRNTGTGSGGMWRFYTDDSPGIKVGPVPVLVMSLLFIGSVFMLHIWGKYTRA, from the exons ATG CCTGCTCCAGCCAGTTCCACCTCTGTCGGAAGCGGTAGCCGATCACCGTCGAAGCCCACGTCAGCGCCCCGAGCATCCGCCGGAGGTTCCAGTACGCTGAAACAGCGCAAAGCCATGCCGGCCCCAACCGCTGCACGGAACCGCAATACGggtaccggttccggtggcatgTGGCGTTTCTACACCGATGACTCCCCTGGCATTAAAGT TGGACCAGTTCCGGTTCTCGTGATGTCCCTACTATTCATTGGCTCCGTGTTCATGCTGCATATCTGGGGCAAATACACCCGCGCGTAG